The genomic DNA TCCATCTTCAGTCCGAACCTTGGACGAGCTTGTTGGCTCTTTTGAATGGCGAAAGATGGCGCGAacgaggtggtggtgataTTGTCtcaacaaaacaaaaacaaacaCAAACCTAGAAGTATATCTCACCAAATGAGAGAAACCGAAAATAGGGGTTCTTGAAATCACGCTTCCACACGTACGAGATGTCATCAACTGAGgctccccctcttctctgATTTCAGGGTCTACAAaaagcaccaccaccgcccgccCCGACCGACCCTCCGTGTCGTGGTCGTCCGGACCGCGATGATGTGCCTTCTCAGGAGAAGCCGCATCCTGCGGGAAAGGAGCGGGGGTTTGATGAACGTCTCGGGTGGCCAGGATACCCTTCGTAGTTTGCTAGGCTGATATGACCCGGACTAGGGTGTGGACTTAGGCGCGAGATGTATAGAAGTCCGTGTTGGCGTGGTATgaccttttctctctcccaaGTCGTATCGATGGCCCTTTTTGTCGAAGACGCGCCGTAAAGGAATGCCGCGATGCTTTCTTGACAGGGAATGCGTCGAATACCATGTCCACGATGAGCAACCCCACACGCCGACCGCAGTTCCCTATCGAGTATCTTCCAAGTGCCTGCGACCCAGGGGAGGAACATGTGCTCATACTAGCGAGCCAGTGGCGGCTGGTTGTCACCGGAATTCTTATCCCACCTCCCCTCGAGGTCACAAGCTCTGtcgaaggggggaggggcccAACCTGTATGAGCGGGAGCTGGCCGAAGGGGTACCGTCACAATGCCTACCATACACAGTTGCTGCCAGCTACACATGAGCTGGAATTAGCGGGGTCTGCGTTTTTGCTTCCGCGTTGCATAACAGACGCAGTGCGTGGCGGCGAACAAGACTGAACTGACTGACCGACTTACTTGCTTCATGCTCGTGCCATTTGGCGTAGATATCCTCCGTCCCGGTGGACAGTAAGCACGTCTACTCCTACCCAGGTTGACTCCCCTATGAGCATACAAGTGACGGAATGTATGGGAACTGATGTTACGACTTCCTGCAGTCTAGGGTCGACAGCATTCGTTGTTGCTTCCGGCTGGTTGTTCTTTCGATGATGTCCTGTCGGCGAGGAGACGGGGAGATCCCAAGGGACGAGGACCAACGCCGCCCCGTTCCTCTCCTTTCCTGTCGCATACGTTATTTCTGGTAGTGCGTGTGTATCCACGTACAAGACGAGAAATGACGAAAATTGAACCACTCTGTGGATTTGATAGGTGCCTGGAGAGCGCGGAATTTCCAAAGGCTCAATCCGAACAGAATCGAGGACGCGGCTGTCTGCCTGGCAGGTTGTTGGACATGGCTCACCGGATAAGACCATCCATCGTTTGCTTCCGTGAGTCCGTCAGAGGGTGACggaggcgccgccgacggaggTGAAGCAGGTCTGTCTGGACGCAGAGGACGATGCCCCATGCAGACTCGGGGGTCGACAGCCACGCTCCGAGAGGGGACATAGGCCTCGTTAGGCAAAAGCTCACTGTTTGGCAGGGGAAAGCTAGCGCGAAGACTGTGAGATTGTCTCGTGTTTAGGACTCGAGAGTGAGTGGTGCCACTCGAGGCAGGACCAGTAGCACTTCCTGGTGGTTGAGGGGTATCGGCAGGCCGGATTGGAACCCGACTCGACACATCTCTTGGACTGATTGTATCTTTTTTGCTTTCACCATCACTACGTGAAACCCGCGGCTAAGACTGTTGGGAGATTGAGTCTCTATTAATTCTGCGATGCCGTATCCAGATGGTACACAAGCTGTTTCTTTTGCTTCCTCACCCCATATGGTACAGTAACTTTACCCCCAAAAGCCCAGGAAGTCTTTTGTCATCCTCTCGGTGTTCTCTTTGGTAATATTTTACATTTGTGAGCCTTGAATCTCACATGAAACCCCTCCCCAGAAAAAGAAagcttctcttctcctttttctttctttcttcacTTCTTACGCATCTGGCCCCAGAACTTCTGTCTCTCCTGCTCTGCCCTCGTCGTGGCGAATTTCTTGGCGtgcttggcctcctccttgacgcGGTTGGCCTCGAGGTAGTTTCCGGCACCGCCCTTGGCGTTGTGCACCGTCTGcttgatgttgttgaagaCGCCGCTGATGGTGCCGTCCTGCGCGGGGGCGGGAGTCTCAAGGGCGGGAGCGGCGGGGGTGGCGCGCGGGGCCTGGTATGTCAGATGGCCGGCAGGGGcggcgggagcggcggcgggcgtcggagtcgaggggaggggcgtgAGGTTGAAGAAGCTGCGGAAGCCAGGCTTGGTGAAAAGCCAGTTCTGGAGGACTCCGACCAGGCCGGTAACGAAGAAGTACAGCTGGACGCCGGCGGGGAGATAGGCGGTGAAGATGACGGAGAGCGGGCCGAGGATGTACATCATCAGCTTCTGCTGGGCCTTGGCCTGCGGCGTAGCGTAGCGGGAACCGAGCTAAAGGAAAGGGGGGTTGGCGCGTTAGTGATGAAGTTCTCGCAAgacaggaggagggggtgtATGGGGGAATGTGTATGTACCTTGACCATGGCGAACATGGCGAACGGACCGGCAATGggcaggaggaagaaggggtcGGAAACGGTCAAGTCGGAAATCCAGAGAAGGCCGCCTGTCTCCATGCCGGGGACGGGGATGCTGGAGGCACCGTTCAGGACACGGAACATGCCGTACCCGAAGGGGATCTGCAGGAGACCCCAGAGGCCGTTGAGGGGGTTGACGCCGGCGCGCTTGTTCATCATGGACAGGTCGCGACGGAGCTCGGTCATGGCGGCGGAGTCGCCGCGGGCCATGGACTCCTGCAGGCCGGTGCGGATCTCCTCGTAGCGGGGGTCCTGCTGCAGCTTCTGCATGCGGGCGGCGGTGTCCTGGGACTTGAGGAGGGGCTTGAACATAACGAGACGCAGAAGGACGGCGGTAACGGCGATGGAGGCCCACCAGGGCATGCCCGAGTAGACATGCAAGTGCTCGAAGGACCACTGCATCACGCTCGAGGGGCCCCAGCCgaagtcgaggccgagggtcTTGAGAAAGCCGATCTGCTcgggcaggtcgaggagggcggcggcgtcgaggtcggggagggaggtggagggggtggcggcggcgctggcgtcaGCAAGGACTGGTTCGGGGGTGGGAACGGATGGTGCcggggcggaggcgggggcggaggcggacgcagacgcggacgcggcgtcgacgggaGGTTGtgctggagctgctgcgGGAGCTGCTGGTGTCGATGCTGTTgccgcgggcgcgggcgcgggagcggatgcaggtgcaggtgcaggtgcaggtgcaggagCGGGTGCCGGCTCGGGCTTGGAGTtccagagagagagggcgcGTCGTGTCTCGAGGGAGCCGCCGATGGCTACTGTGCCGGCAAGACCGCCCAACCTGGAGTTGACTGACCTCAGGGAGGACCAGGGCGCACCGCTACTGCGCAGGGAGGTTCCGAACTGCCGCCCATCGCCGAGTCGTCTGGATGACCTGGAGATCTGGCCCAGTGGGCGTTAGCATCAGATGCGACTCGGGCAGTGAGTGGGTGATGATTGCTTGGGACCAAAGGGGGGGCTTTCGGGTGATATTTACAGATTGGCTGGATATGCTGCTGGTCGCCCTCACGGAGGGGAGAGAGCGGAGGACGCCTCTGCTGGGCAGCATGGTGGGCTGGATctgagaggggaggagggtgtTTCGGGTGTGTGAGTCGTGAGGATTGTCTCTCGCgcactctctctgtctctctatctctctcccaagtctcgacgacggacaGGTGCGCTGTTGCTGGTAAATTTTTGGGGACCGGCTCTGGGGACGAACCGCGGACGCGCCGGGAAAATCTCGGGCCATTTTTGGGTGGGAGGCGGGCCCAAGCTCCGGCTCCGTGTCGCCAAATAGTCAGCATTAAGAGAaagatacctaggtacctaggtcGGTAGAGGTCCCTCACTCCCCTCTTACATTACCTATTTATCGACCTACCTAGGTCAGTATCTCTGGATGAGTGATTGTTGATCTAGAAGTCACATCATAGTAATTCTCGCCAAGGCCTTTGACCGTTTGGTTTAATTTGAGCACAATCCGTTTGGTTTTGGTCTGCAACTTTGCACATGTACAGATCGCGAGCCTTGAGCTCGTTCGTCGCCATGACCCGGCCCACCCACGCCGCCTGTCTAAAGGGTCACCGTGTTTCCATTCCATCTTCTGTAGATGACGTGCATCTTCCTCTATGTAGATGCATGCTTTTCTGCCTTGCTCCGAAAGAAGGCTATCCTAGAGCAGCAGCCTCTCATGACAGCACCACACGAACCCTGCACCCGCCGAAGCAACCTCACGCTCGTCTCTTCCAGGCATGCAGGAGACGGCTCACTTTTCCCAACAAGTCGAGATGGCTCATCATTGCTGATGCAGAAAAGACACTTATTCCCATCCGCCTAGTCATTCCAGACTTGTCAAGTCGTCCAGGCTGGTTGTAGGCTTTCGGTGCTTGTCTCGAACCTCCAGGCCGGGGCCGATGGCGTGTGTTCGTCTCCGGGACATCGGGAAGACCTGCAGTGCGTTAGACTTTTTACATCCATACAATCTGCCACAtcgtatgtgtgtgtgcaggTTGGCCGAGGCATTGGCGCCGTTGCGAGACTCGCGGGGTACTTCAGTCGTACCTTGGTGCTGCCCCATCCTAACCTGTACGCAGCTTCATGTGCAAACAACTCTCCAAACCCGAGCATCATGCCATTGATGAACGGCAAAAACAggttgatggcggcgccgcggacCAGGCCCCAGAACGTCGGCGGCTTGTAGAGGATGAGGGGCGAGTTCGATGAGGGAGGGGATTCGGTCAGGTCCTCGCCCTGGGAGTACTGCTCGCTGTCGGACCGGATTGTCACGCCGGACTCGGCGAGGGGGTGCAAGGAGTCGTCGGAAGCCATGTTCGGGGTTCGGCTTGGTGGGCGTGGGGATTACGGTGGTGGTGAATGAGTGCGTTGTTTGAGAGTCTAAGCCGGGCAGGTTTCCCGACACTCGGCGCTGAGGGATGTGTAGTGTAGATGCTAGTACGGGGAGCTGCGGCGTCACCTCGGAAAATCATCATAGCTGCTGGCCTTGGAACGCTCAGCATCGAGAACAGCTTCAGCCACATTTGGAGATTAGATAAGCTATGGATCGGGCCATCCAGCagtggcggtggtggggTTTGATACGTACCCTCACTTTGCCTCACGTCACAGGGAAAGGAAAGTGCTAGAGAGGTGTCCGTGTACGGATGCAGCAGTAGCGGTAGCAGCAACAAGCTCCAACTGTCTGCCCACTGACGACCACTAAGCTGCCTGCTAATTATTCGGCTTCATCCATCTCCCATCTTTTTGCACGTCGCGACCCTCAAAAATAAATCACACTTCACTTATTTCCAAACTACCTGCAGGTGATTGACAACCTAGCTTGCCACTGGACTACATCGAaagttcttcttctcgctgtCCAAACCGACTGCCCTACCCTCCTAGGACCGCACCTCACCGAATCACCCGCCAAACCACAACCAGCGCCGTCATCATGtctggcagcagcaacagcgcTTCGCGCAACAACATCCTGCGTGACTTCAAGAGCTTGACGGGTATGTCCGAAGCTCGTGTAAGTCATGGAACCGTTTGCCTCTTTTCTCTTCATGTCTGACCCCTTGTCAGTGCACAGAGTACCTTGAGTCTGCGAACTGGGACAttggcctcgccgcccaggcctACTACGCCGACCACGACTCCGAGGACGAAATCGAACCCGTCGCCCAGGCCcagcccgctgccgctgccgctgctccTGCCGAATACACCGGTCCCCGAACTCTCGATGGTCGGCCTGCACCCGAGTCCGCCGGCCGAGGCAGCACggtgaagaaggcggcgcctAAGAAGAAGGGTCTTGCGACGCTCAGCtccatcggcggcggtcaCGCacacgatgacgatgacgacgaggacgacgaagacgacgacgacagagGCCGTGGAGACCTCTTTGCCGGAGGCGAGAAGTCTGGATTGGCTGTGCAGGACCCGTCccaggagggcggcggtgcaAAGAAGATTATCAGTGACATtctcgccaaggccaaggcgtAAGTACCGAAAACCGGACGGGCTCTTGATGCCGAAACTGACAAGAACCTAGCAACGCTTCCCGCCCCGAGACTGCATCCTCCGCTGGCCCTTCGCGCTCCAGCGTCTTTCAGGGATCCGGAAACACTGTCGGTGGCGAAGGAACCGAGAGCCGCAGCATCCCCGACCCCAATGCCTTCCAGGAGGGTGCTGGAGGCCCGCCTGGTACCGGCGGCGAGCCTCAAGAGCGCACATTGCACCTGTGGCAGGACGGCTTcagcatcgacgacggcgagcttcACCGATTCGACGATCCGGAGAATGCAATGGACCTGAACATGATCCGTGCCGGTAGAGCCCCTCTGCACCTGATGAACGTCCGCTATGACCAGCCGGTGGATGTGAAGCTGCACCAGCACCAGGAGAACTACCGCGCGTTGCCCAAAAAGTACAAGCCTTTCGGTGGAGAGGGACGCCGACTCGGCAGCCCGGTGCCCGGCGAGGGTAGCTCTTCCGCGGGCGCGGCCGCTCCCGCTGTTTCGACAACCACCCAggccgcctccgccggctCGACTGGCCCTcagcaggccgtcgacgagtcTCAGCCCACTCTGACTCTGCGCATCCAGCTGCCCAACGGCACGCGACTACCTGCCCGGTTCAACACTACGCACACCGTCAACGACGTTTACGAATTCGTGCAGCGCGCCTCGGCTGACACCAGCACCAGATCGTGGGTCCTGGCGACGACCTTCCCGAACAAGGACCACACCGATCGCAGTCTAGTGCTGGGCGAGATGCCCGAGTTCAAGAAGGGCGGaaccgccgtcgtcaagtGGGCTTAAACGGGATCCGTACAAGAGAAAATGGCGGGAATCGGGCGGCGTTTGGTACATTGGCCCCGCATCATGGCCGGGCGGCTTTGGGTCTGGGCATTGAGGCAGTTAGCCTCGGCGTGGAATGTAGACTATTTAGCTTGAGAAATAGACATTAGACACGCCCATGAGTTAACGACGACGGGATTGGTGGTGAGTGACTTTGACGTAAAAGTATGCACTGCACTGCTTGCTTATAAGATAAGCGTACCttttctcctctctccctctgtTGTACAGTTTTAGATCCTCCCAACGCCCTTGGAAATGGTATCATTAATCATCCCTGCCATACGACGCTGCGGCCAGCTATCGCCCACGTGCATCTCCaacgaaaaagaaaaaagaagaagaagaagaagaaaagtgaagaaaaggagaaagaacctccctccccccacaACCAGATCTACAGTTTTCTCCAGCCACACACACGCAAACCCTTCATGCGGCCCCGCCACCCTGAGAAATCATGGTGGCCGGGCCGTCCAAGAACTTAAAGTGCTCAATGGCGATCTGGCAGTTGAgcatggcggcgttgaaccTGGCCTCCCCCGGCGGCAGGATGACCATGAGGTAGGTGTTGGTCGTGAACTTGAGGATGAACAGGTTGAAGCGCGTGCCGGCCTTGTGCTCCATGCGCACGAACTGCTCTGCGTTGCGCGGGGTGCCGGTGAAGCGGCTGATGGTCTGCTTGAAGTGTTTCATGATGTTGGACATGCGCTCGAGGCGGTCCTCGGTCGGGTTCCTCTGCCCCTCTTCCGAGGTCCAggacgagacggcgaggaaggaGGTGCGCTcgaacagcagcagctcctcggcctcgataGCGACGCCGAGGTTGGCGAGGTTCCGCTCGATGGTGGACAGATTGGGGACGAGGTCGTGGATGATGCTCGCCCAGGCCTTGTACAGGCTCTGGTCCCAGATGCTCGTCGCGAAGGGGGTGATGTCGAAGCCGGCCTGGCCAGCGGGGGCGGTCGAGGGGCTGGTGGGGTCGTCATCcgggtgctgctgctgctgctgctgctggtagCCGATGCTGTTGGCGTACTCGGCGGTGCGCTGGCGGACGACGCGGACGCGGTCGTCGTAGACGGACTCGCGGTGGgcggggacgacgaggtccaTCTTGTGGATGAGGACGTAGACCTTTGCGCCGGGGGAGAACTGGAGCAGGGcggagatgatggagacATAGGTGGCGAGGTCGCGGTCGATGTCGCGGGACTCGATGTCGAAGACGTAGATGAGCACGCCGACGTTGGAGAAGACGTGGACGCGCTGCTGGGAGAGGTAGTTCTCCATGAAGgcctcctggccgccgcAGTCCCAGAGGTTGAGCGTGAGGTTGCCGAGGAACTTGACGTGGGAGAGGTCGATGTCTATCGTGGCGCCGCTGGGATGGTGTGTCAGCTGCAGGGctcgagagagagggggagagggagaggcaTAATTACAGTCTCCGGGTATCGCGGGCAATATAATTGCTGAAGATGATGCTCCGCATGCTCGACTTTCCCGAGCCGCTCTTGCCCATGAGCAggaccttcttcttcttgggcttcttaACCTCGGCCAAGGGCGCATTCCCCGGCCCGTTGTTGAAAGCGGCATCGGCCATTGTTGGTCAGAAGCTATTCATGCAATGATTTCTCGGCAATATAATCGTCTCGAAGAGGGGTTCGTTCGTTCAGTCGCTGGAGATAAGTGTTGGAGCTTTCGAAGAACGGCCGCGGGGCGGGGGAGATTCGGCGCCGGAGCTTGGCTTGTCACCGGAGGCCGATGTGTTAGGAACGCGCCTCGGGTGTCGTTACGAGGAGTAAAGAGAGTGACTGATTCGGCGTGTTGAGCAAAGTCGTGAACGATTGACTTGGGTGTCGTAGAGCGTTGCGCGCGGTCGAATATGCCTGACTGGATGCTGATCTTGGTTCGCGACCTGATTTCCAGGAGGCGCATGGCGTAGTACGTACCTTGGAGTCGGCGAGCGATAAGATAAAAAACTGCTGACATAATGTGTTGCATTCAAGCCGAAGCACGCATCCCGGAACCTCCAATCTTTTGATTTCCGGTCTTTTCTACCAGAGTTCACCTTCACTGCATTGATAGGTTCATCCCATCGACACCGCGACTGCCGTGCCCGGCTTCAAAAAGATGGAGGTCTTCTCCATGTGCGAGAGCAAGGGCTCTGAAATGTCTGATGCCTCGACTGCCCTGGACACACTTCAACTGAATCAAGGCGTCCGTCCGTCTACTCGGGTTGTGCATCTCTGAGCGACGACACATGACTTTATTGAAATAGTGCGTACATGACTTACATCGGGCCGGAACTGATCGTGGATGGAACAGCACGAGGGTACGATCCGGATCAGTCGTGTGTTGTCAAGTCAAGTTGACCGATTAAAGCATTGTTTCCTTACATCATGCCCATTCTCAGTCGAGGCGGATGCATCACGCAGACAGATATCAGCTGCTTCTCGATTCGTCTAGACGGCCTGTCAATACTGACGACTCACACTTTCTTATTCTTTCGAAATAACCCGTCATCCATTTATCCCATGCACATCTGGCAGTTGACAGTAGTTCGGTCCACCCGGGAGATGTCCCCgttggcgaaggcgaagTCGCCCTGCATACAGACTACGTCTTCCCAGCCCCCGGTCAGCTAGGGAGTCCATCGACTCCAGCCTCCGGCATTGATCTATAGCCGCGGATTCTATTGAAGGGATATACTAGTTATCCAATGGTGACAGACGGGACGCTCCCAAGGGGACTGCTCAGcaaccccgccgccggctggaGTGCGAGATGTTGTCTCAGCTGCTCAACCCTAGACTCATGTCCACCCAGATTTCGCTTCTCCCTTCCACTCGAGCCAATGAATGCGATGCTGTCATCTGGTTTCGGGATGCCATTCTGCACACAAGGGCCTGGTGGTGATACCGGCTAACGATGGGACTAGTGACAGCTTGTCTACCGAGGGTCTGAGTCGTCTCGATCGCCCTACACAGTACCAACATTCGAACGAGTGCTCATCCCTTCCCGAAGAAAACGTGTTGCGAATGAGGGTGAAGCTCTTGCATATTAGTGTTGATATCCCACTCGGAGCTGGTTACCTGATGAACTTGGGACCTGTCCGTTGCCTTGCCGACTGGGGAAATTCTTGATGTCCAGTCAAGGCCATTTCCTCGCAAGTACAAGATTGCCTCGTGTCCTGTGACGAAGTCCTTTGCTTTTCAAGCAACAAGCAGGCGGGCCTAGTGCGAAGAAGCACGCCGAAGATGAACACGCAAGTCTCCCAACCGCAGTGgggttctcctcgtcgtccgggTCATCCAAGCGgtatcagcagcagcagcagcagcagcttgtcGCGGGGAACAAGTGCACCAACTCAACGAACGAGAGTCGAAACAAGAGTCGAAACTCAGCAtcgccctcctcttcccaGCAGCAGACCACCTATACTCTCGAGGTACACCGCGCCGGAAGATGCACCAAAGACCGCGGCGACTCCGCCGGCGCTGCCTCACCGCTCCAGTGGTTCTCCTGGTCGCGTCTACAGCTCGCCAACCCGGCCCTTCGATCGGTCTCAGAGTCCCGTCATGACACTCCGCATCTTGTCGCCTAGCAGGCACGGGAACCATGACGGCAAGGGACAGGACGACCAGGAGAACAGAGCCGCACCGGGCTCGTCGGGGCCCGtcccctcgtcgccgggtcTGAGGCGGTCCACGAACATCAAGCAGACCTCACCGAAACGCCGACGGCTGCCGCTGAGAGACTCGATCCTCTTGACTCGCAAAGCCTCGGCTGATTTCTCGACCGGTGGCACGTCGACGAACCCAAGCACACCGCGGAAGCCTCTGCCAGCGCCACTGAGGCCGGATCGATCGCCACCCGAGGCGCTGGAAATTAACAGCATGCCTTCGACTCCGTCAAAACCGAGATTGCCAGATTCGCCCAGGTACACAACAAAAGGAATGCAACCGTCTTTGATAAATGTCGCATGCTAATTCCGTTTGCCCAGACTGGCATttcgccctcgccatcgcccgccCAACATCCCGCAGCCACCCACTCCGCCCGCGCGTCTGCCGTTGCGGGAGACCGACTCGGGCAGTTGCCAGGCGG from Colletotrichum higginsianum IMI 349063 chromosome 3, whole genome shotgun sequence includes the following:
- a CDS encoding YidC/Oxa1 family membrane protein insertase, which gives rise to MLPSRGVLRSLPSVRATSSISSQSISRSSRRLGDGRQFGTSLRSSGAPWSSLRSVNSRLGGLAGTVAIGGSLETRRALSLWNSKPEPAPAPAPAPAPAPASAPAPAPAATASTPAAPAAAPAQPPVDAASASASASAPASAPAPSVPTPEPVLADASAAATPSTSLPDLDAAALLDLPEQIGFLKTLGLDFGWGPSSVMQWSFEHLHVYSGMPWWASIAVTAVLLRLVMFKPLLKSQDTAARMQKLQQDPRYEEIRTGLQESMARGDSAAMTELRRDLSMMNKRAGVNPLNGLWGLLQIPFGYGMFRVLNGASSIPVPGMETGGLLWISDLTVSDPFFLLPIAGPFAMFAMVKLGSRYATPQAKAQQKLMMYILGPLSVIFTAYLPAGVQLYFFVTGLVGVLQNWLFTKPGFRSFFNLTPLPSTPTPAAAPAAPAGHLTYQAPRATPAAPALETPAPAQDGTISGVFNNIKQTVHNAKGGAGNYLEANRVKEEAKHAKKFATTRAEQERQKFWGQMRKK
- a CDS encoding SEP domain-containing protein, which codes for MSGSSNSASRNNILRDFKSLTGMSEARCTEYLESANWDIGLAAQAYYADHDSEDEIEPVAQAQPAAAAAAPAEYTGPRTLDGRPAPESAGRGSTVKKAAPKKKGLATLSSIGGGHAHDDDDDEDDEDDDDRGRGDLFAGGEKSGLAVQDPSQEGGGAKKIISDILAKAKANASRPETASSAGPSRSSVFQGSGNTVGGEGTESRSIPDPNAFQEGAGGPPGTGGEPQERTLHLWQDGFSIDDGELHRFDDPENAMDLNMIRAGRAPLHLMNVRYDQPVDVKLHQHQENYRALPKKYKPFGGEGRRLGSPVPGEGSSSAGAAAPAVSTTTQAASAGSTGPQQAVDESQPTLTLRIQLPNGTRLPARFNTTHTVNDVYEFVQRASADTSTRSWVLATTFPNKDHTDRSLVLGEMPEFKKGGTAVVKWA
- a CDS encoding GTP-binding protein gtr1, encoding MADAAFNNGPGNAPLAEVKKPKKKKVLLMGKSGSGKSSMRSIIFSNYIARDTRRLGATIDIDLSHVKFLGNLTLNLWDCGGQEAFMENYLSQQRVHVFSNVGVLIYVFDIESRDIDRDLATYVSIISALLQFSPGAKVYVLIHKMDLVVPAHRESVYDDRVRVVRQRTAEYANSIGYQQQQQQQHPDDDPTSPSTAPAGQAGFDITPFATSIWDQSLYKAWASIIHDLVPNLSTIERNLANLGVAIEAEELLLFERTSFLAVSSWTSEEGQRNPTEDRLERMSNIMKHFKQTISRFTGTPRNAEQFVRMEHKAGTRFNLFILKFTTNTYLMVILPPGEARFNAAMLNCQIAIEHFKFLDGPATMISQGGGAA
- a CDS encoding Mitochondrial import protein 1, encoding MASDDSLHPLAESGVTIRSDSEQYSQGEDLTESPPSSNSPLILYKPPTFWGLVRGAAINLFLPFINGMMLGFGELFAHEAAYRLGWGSTKVFPMSRRRTHAIGPGLEVRDKHRKPTTSLDDLTSLE